One Maribacter dokdonensis DSW-8 genomic region harbors:
- a CDS encoding outer membrane beta-barrel protein — translation MKTIINTKYVKNIFASGLMLFAAAGVVAQEEEEKKISISGSVDAYYQTNLSASDATPQSFGSSFANELGFALGMANIVAAYEGEKTGVVADVVFGPRGEDAVGGYNLNQLYAYWNVSDATTLTMGRFNTYLGYEVISPVGNFNYSTSYLFSSGPFSHVGLKADFALSDDFSLMLAIMNVTDTNNNLTGAYSAGAQLGYSGQYLNFYYDGGEALGFEIDYTGGFDLSEDFFLGINAAYADNDGAGFSGVALYPQYATSDDFSIGLRGEYFAIDLDDPAIDNPNVLGLTLTGSYTVENLTIKPEIRLDSWGNDVEPYFDADGAASKSLSSFLVAAVYSF, via the coding sequence ATGAAAACGATTATAAATACAAAGTACGTAAAAAATATTTTCGCATCAGGTCTTATGCTTTTTGCAGCTGCAGGTGTAGTAGCTCAAGAAGAGGAAGAGAAAAAAATAAGCATTAGTGGTTCTGTAGATGCTTATTACCAAACAAATTTAAGTGCTTCTGATGCTACCCCTCAATCATTCGGTAGCTCATTTGCCAACGAATTAGGGTTTGCATTGGGTATGGCCAATATAGTTGCCGCTTACGAAGGCGAAAAGACCGGTGTAGTTGCAGATGTTGTATTTGGCCCTAGAGGTGAAGATGCTGTGGGTGGTTATAACCTAAATCAATTATATGCTTACTGGAATGTATCTGATGCTACTACATTAACAATGGGTAGATTTAATACATACTTAGGATACGAAGTAATTTCTCCGGTAGGTAACTTTAACTACAGCACATCTTACTTGTTCTCTAGCGGACCTTTTTCTCATGTAGGTTTAAAGGCTGATTTTGCTTTATCTGATGATTTCAGTTTAATGTTAGCTATTATGAACGTAACCGATACCAACAATAACTTAACTGGCGCATATTCTGCTGGAGCTCAATTGGGTTATTCAGGTCAGTACCTTAACTTCTACTACGATGGTGGTGAGGCTTTAGGTTTTGAAATTGATTATACAGGTGGTTTTGATCTTTCAGAAGATTTCTTCTTAGGGATAAATGCAGCATATGCTGATAACGATGGTGCAGGATTCTCAGGTGTAGCACTATACCCACAATACGCTACATCAGACGACTTCTCTATAGGTTTAAGAGGTGAATATTTCGCAATTGACTTAGATGACCCAGCAATAGATAACCCTAACGTATTAGGATTAACTTTAACAGGGAGCTATACAGTAGAGAACTTAACCATTAAACCAGAAATCAGATTAGATTCTTGGGGTAATGATGTTGAGCCTTACTTTGATGCAGACGGCGCAGCTTCTAAAAGCTTATCTTCTTTCTTAGTAGCAGCCGTATACTCTTTCTAA
- a CDS encoding DUF1684 domain-containing protein, giving the protein MRISIAVLILCVMVSCGQEKKYHDAKPNIESITKSDKLADILLFQEELNAEFKNPESSPLPDRFRINFESLDFFEPDTNYIVEAELVRTPEALPFSMPTTTGRESTEVVYGIAKFTLNGKDHELEIYQSPELITQAEYEDYLFLPFTDNTNGEETYGGGRYLDLRIPKGNKIILNFNKAYNPYCAYNKKFSCPIVPKVNNLDTEIKVGVKAFEH; this is encoded by the coding sequence ATGAGAATAAGTATTGCAGTATTGATTTTGTGTGTAATGGTTTCTTGCGGACAAGAAAAAAAGTATCATGATGCCAAACCTAACATTGAATCAATAACAAAGTCAGATAAGCTAGCTGATATTTTGCTGTTTCAAGAAGAGCTGAATGCTGAGTTCAAAAACCCTGAATCTTCACCGTTGCCCGATAGGTTTAGAATTAATTTTGAGTCTTTGGATTTCTTTGAGCCAGATACCAACTACATAGTAGAAGCGGAGCTTGTAAGAACGCCAGAAGCTTTACCATTTTCAATGCCAACAACAACAGGTAGAGAATCAACGGAGGTGGTTTACGGTATTGCTAAATTTACCTTGAATGGAAAAGATCATGAATTGGAAATTTATCAATCGCCAGAACTAATTACGCAAGCGGAATATGAAGATTATTTGTTTTTGCCTTTTACAGATAATACAAACGGAGAAGAAACGTATGGGGGTGGTAGGTATTTAGATTTAAGAATACCCAAGGGCAATAAGATAATTTTGAACTTCAATAAAGCCTATAATCCTTATTGCGCTTATAATAAAAAATTTAGTTGTCCAATTGTGCCTAAGGTCAATAATTTGGATACAGAAATTAAAGTAGGGGTGAAAGCCTTTGAGCATTAA
- a CDS encoding DJ-1/PfpI family protein — translation MKLKYLLILLPFILVSCNQKKAKKETTVVKETRQLPKLEPSNYNVAFLIMKGTFNTEFTAPFDIFQHTKFRKGIKAMNTFTVANTLEPITTFEGVRILPDFDYTKDDLPKIDILVVPSAEHSMDSDLKDEVMINFIKQIDKSALYMTSHCDGAFPLAKAGILDSVASTTFPSDIENYKAMFPNLDIKDNVLFVHDGKYITSAGGAKSFEAALYLCEILYGKDIAKSLAKGLVIDWKLEDVPHVTVQ, via the coding sequence ATGAAACTTAAATACCTTCTTATTCTTTTACCATTTATACTAGTTAGCTGCAATCAAAAGAAAGCTAAAAAAGAAACCACAGTGGTTAAAGAAACAAGACAATTACCAAAGCTAGAACCCAGTAATTATAATGTTGCTTTTCTAATAATGAAGGGAACGTTCAATACTGAATTCACAGCCCCATTCGATATATTTCAACATACAAAATTTAGAAAAGGCATAAAGGCCATGAACACATTTACCGTAGCAAATACTTTAGAACCCATAACCACTTTTGAAGGTGTTCGCATTTTACCCGATTTTGACTACACTAAAGATGATTTACCTAAAATAGATATATTGGTAGTACCTAGTGCGGAACATTCTATGGATAGTGACTTAAAAGATGAAGTCATGATCAACTTTATTAAACAAATAGACAAGAGCGCGCTATATATGACCAGTCATTGTGACGGCGCCTTTCCCTTGGCAAAAGCTGGTATTTTAGATTCGGTAGCTTCAACAACTTTTCCCAGTGATATTGAAAATTACAAAGCCATGTTTCCTAATTTAGACATAAAGGACAATGTATTATTTGTTCATGACGGAAAATACATTACTTCTGCAGGAGGCGCAAAAAGTTTTGAAGCCGCTTTATATTTATGTGAAATACTATACGGAAAAGATATTGCCAAATCATTGGCAAAAGGTCTGGTCATAGATTGGAAATTGGAAGATGTACCTCACGTTACCGTTCAATAA
- a CDS encoding Lrp/AsnC family transcriptional regulator: MNPKIDELNWKILKQLQDNARESFANIGRTVGLTAPAVAERVKKMEDLGIIHGYKATVSHALTGHQLKAIITLRAFMGKLKPFLAVVPTLQEVINCYRITGNENIVMEVVLKDQFHLEKFIDQLIQYGETRTHIVLSQVISNAPMHKVK, encoded by the coding sequence TTGAATCCAAAGATAGACGAGCTTAATTGGAAAATACTAAAACAATTGCAGGATAATGCAAGGGAGTCATTTGCAAATATTGGTCGTACGGTTGGGCTCACGGCACCGGCAGTGGCGGAGCGCGTAAAGAAGATGGAGGACCTTGGTATCATACATGGTTATAAGGCTACAGTATCTCACGCGTTAACCGGACATCAATTAAAGGCGATTATAACCTTAAGGGCATTTATGGGGAAATTGAAGCCTTTTTTAGCTGTTGTACCTACTTTGCAAGAGGTTATTAATTGCTACAGAATTACCGGAAACGAAAATATTGTTATGGAAGTTGTTTTAAAAGATCAGTTTCATCTAGAAAAGTTTATCGACCAATTAATACAGTATGGTGAAACAAGGACTCATATTGTTCTTTCTCAAGTAATTTCTAATGCCCCAATGCATAAAGTTAAATGA
- the purU gene encoding formyltetrahydrofolate deformylase, which produces MKATILVHCPDQAGIISTVTGFIHSNKGNIVYLDQHVDKPANVFFMRTVVEFQNDFSDLEHFKTLFQNELAISYNMEWSLHTDDKLPRMAIFVSKYNHCLYDLLSRYQSGELAVEIPFILSNHNDLRYIAEQFNIPFYHVPFTKANRVTAEQEQIAILEKHDVDFIVLARYMQIVSGNLIDKYPNKIINIHHSFLPAFAGAKPYHAAFKRGVKIIGATSHYVTEELDAGPIIEQDVTTVTHSHTIEDFITKGRDLEKIVLSRGVKLHIARKTMVYNNKTVIFS; this is translated from the coding sequence TTGAAAGCAACTATATTAGTCCATTGTCCTGATCAAGCAGGTATCATAAGTACCGTAACTGGTTTTATCCATAGCAATAAAGGCAACATCGTATACCTTGATCAGCATGTTGATAAGCCTGCCAACGTATTTTTTATGCGAACGGTTGTTGAATTCCAAAATGACTTTTCAGATTTGGAACATTTTAAAACGTTATTCCAAAATGAGTTAGCTATTAGTTACAACATGGAATGGAGTCTACATACCGATGACAAATTACCCAGGATGGCCATTTTCGTATCTAAATACAACCATTGCCTTTATGACCTATTAAGTAGATATCAATCTGGTGAGCTAGCCGTTGAGATTCCCTTTATACTCAGTAACCATAACGATTTAAGGTATATTGCAGAACAGTTTAACATACCGTTCTATCACGTACCCTTTACTAAAGCCAATAGAGTTACGGCAGAGCAGGAGCAAATTGCAATACTTGAAAAACACGATGTAGATTTTATCGTTTTAGCTAGATACATGCAAATAGTCAGTGGCAACTTAATAGACAAATACCCTAACAAAATAATTAATATACACCATTCTTTCTTACCTGCCTTTGCCGGTGCTAAACCCTATCATGCAGCATTTAAAAGAGGTGTGAAAATTATCGGTGCCACTAGTCACTACGTAACTGAAGAATTGGATGCCGGACCAATTATTGAGCAAGATGTTACTACAGTAACCCATTCTCACACAATAGAAGACTTTATCACAAAAGGTAGAGACCTTGAGAAGATTGTACTTTCTAGAGGAGTAAAATTGCATATTGCACGCAAAACAATGGTCTACAACAATAAAACGGTCATATTCTCGTAA
- a CDS encoding DUF4197 domain-containing protein, with the protein MIKKISLAFCMMLAISCNELQQVVNQLPTSTDTALSNETIANGLKEALDQGIEKQVSKLTATDGFYKNELVKILLPEDLQKVDKTLRDIGLGNLADEGLKVLNRAAEDAVAEATPIFVNAVKDMSFADAKNILLGENNAATTYLETKTNTELYAKFNPVINESFQKVGADKIWSSIITKYNSIPLTNNVNPDLTDYVTQEALSGVYKMIAVEEEEIRTKFSSRTTDVLKKVFALQDKK; encoded by the coding sequence ATGATTAAAAAAATTAGTTTGGCTTTCTGCATGATGCTCGCAATTTCATGCAATGAATTACAGCAAGTAGTAAATCAATTACCTACATCTACAGACACTGCTTTGAGCAATGAAACCATAGCAAATGGTCTAAAAGAAGCTTTAGATCAAGGTATAGAAAAACAGGTAAGCAAGTTAACCGCTACTGACGGTTTTTATAAAAATGAATTGGTCAAAATTCTATTACCAGAAGACCTACAAAAGGTAGATAAAACTTTACGCGATATAGGTTTAGGCAATTTGGCAGACGAAGGCTTAAAGGTTTTGAACCGTGCTGCCGAAGATGCTGTTGCAGAAGCTACACCTATTTTCGTAAATGCTGTAAAAGACATGTCATTCGCAGACGCAAAAAATATTCTTCTTGGCGAAAACAATGCTGCTACTACTTATTTGGAAACAAAAACGAATACAGAGCTATATGCTAAATTCAATCCTGTAATCAACGAATCTTTTCAAAAAGTAGGTGCAGATAAAATTTGGAGTTCTATAATCACCAAATACAATTCAATCCCATTGACCAACAATGTAAACCCAGATTTAACAGATTATGTAACACAGGAGGCTTTATCAGGAGTTTATAAAATGATTGCTGTAGAGGAAGAAGAAATTAGAACAAAGTTCTCTTCAAGAACTACAGATGTCCTTAAAAAAGTATTTGCACTTCAAGATAAAAAATAG
- a CDS encoding alpha/beta fold hydrolase, producing MLHYITYHHKTATEWVTFVHGAGGSSSIWFKQIREFKKHFNVLLLDLRGHGNSKSSLKNVFNEKYTFDVITNDIVEVIDQEGIEKSHFVGISLGTILIRNLAENHPDRVESMVMGGAIMKLNLRSQILIKLGIIFKSIVPYLWLYKFFAFIIMPNKNHKESRSLFVREAKKLYQKEFIRWFKLTSEINPLLRFFRSADINIPTLYVMGEEDYLFLPSIRKIVSLHKSSQLVVVEDCGHVVNVERPVFFNEKVIAYLGGQKTI from the coding sequence GTGCTTCATTATATTACGTATCATCATAAAACAGCTACTGAATGGGTGACATTTGTACATGGTGCAGGAGGTAGTTCTTCAATATGGTTCAAACAAATACGAGAATTTAAGAAACACTTTAACGTATTGCTATTAGATTTAAGAGGGCATGGGAATTCTAAGTCTAGTTTAAAAAATGTTTTTAATGAAAAGTACACCTTTGATGTTATTACTAACGATATTGTTGAGGTTATTGATCAAGAAGGTATAGAAAAGTCTCATTTTGTAGGGATATCATTAGGTACTATTTTAATACGGAATTTAGCGGAGAACCATCCTGATCGGGTTGAAAGTATGGTTATGGGCGGTGCTATAATGAAATTGAACCTTAGATCTCAAATATTGATAAAACTTGGTATCATATTTAAATCGATCGTGCCTTATCTATGGTTATACAAGTTCTTTGCTTTTATTATAATGCCAAATAAAAATCATAAGGAGTCTAGGTCGCTTTTTGTTCGTGAGGCAAAAAAGCTATATCAAAAAGAGTTTATAAGATGGTTTAAGCTAACATCGGAAATTAATCCATTATTACGCTTTTTTAGGTCTGCAGATATCAACATACCTACATTATATGTCATGGGAGAAGAAGATTATTTATTTCTTCCCAGCATTCGCAAAATTGTTTCTTTGCATAAAAGTTCGCAATTAGTGGTGGTTGAAGACTGTGGTCATGTTGTAAATGTGGAACGACCAGTATTTTTTAATGAGAAGGTAATTGCATATTTGGGCGGTCAAAAAACAATCTAA
- the pyrF gene encoding orotidine-5'-phosphate decarboxylase, protein MTTQELVAQIHKKQSFLCIGLDTDLEKIPPFLLEEEDSIFEFNKAIIDATHDLCVAYKPNIAFYEAYGVQGWSALRKTIKYLNKNYPEIFTIADAKRGDIGNTSTRYAKAFFEDLNFDSITIAPYMGKDSVEPFLEFKDKHTILLALTSNGGAFDFQTKKIGDRELYKEVLSVSTTYKGAENLMYVVGATKAEYLKEIRQIIPNNFLLVPGVGAQGGSLVDVCEYGMTKDVGLLINSSRGIIYASDQEDFTDAARKKAKELQEAMKIELQRLN, encoded by the coding sequence ATGACTACCCAGGAATTGGTTGCCCAAATTCATAAAAAACAATCCTTTTTGTGTATAGGTTTAGATACCGACTTAGAGAAAATTCCACCTTTTTTGTTGGAGGAAGAAGATTCTATTTTTGAGTTTAACAAAGCAATTATTGATGCCACACATGATTTATGTGTGGCTTATAAACCTAACATAGCATTTTATGAAGCTTATGGTGTACAGGGGTGGTCTGCTTTGCGAAAAACGATAAAGTATCTAAATAAGAATTATCCTGAAATTTTCACCATTGCAGATGCTAAACGTGGTGATATAGGTAATACGTCTACAAGATATGCGAAGGCATTTTTTGAAGATTTAAATTTTGATTCCATCACAATTGCTCCTTATATGGGCAAAGATTCGGTTGAACCATTTTTGGAATTCAAGGATAAACATACCATCTTACTTGCCTTAACGTCAAATGGTGGTGCTTTTGATTTTCAAACTAAAAAGATTGGAGATAGAGAGCTATATAAAGAGGTATTATCGGTTTCTACTACCTACAAAGGGGCAGAGAATTTAATGTACGTTGTGGGTGCCACAAAGGCTGAATATCTGAAGGAAATTCGTCAAATAATACCTAATAACTTCTTATTGGTGCCTGGAGTTGGTGCCCAAGGCGGTAGTTTAGTAGATGTTTGTGAATATGGTATGACAAAAGATGTTGGACTACTTATTAATTCTTCACGCGGAATTATCTATGCATCTGACCAGGAGGATTTTACAGATGCTGCTAGAAAAAAAGCTAAAGAGTTACAAGAAGCTATGAAAATAGAGCTCCAAAGACTAAACTAG